A single window of Vanessa tameamea isolate UH-Manoa-2023 chromosome 5, ilVanTame1 primary haplotype, whole genome shotgun sequence DNA harbors:
- the LOC113404497 gene encoding nonsense-mediated mRNA decay factor SMG7-like isoform X1 → MVLNAAVQMLREAEELKQKILKFNSGTSMLQDKTLWATQQQLQKVYQKVLELDLDYALEKKVEQDLWNVGFKQQIEALQAISKDRKNALRSEAQSMLSWVLQAAAGFYLCLLHQICTTFKLDLPFRRRASLLGAVEGWEASAGGAAAGAGSAAGAAAARYACQHCLVHLGDLARYRQQLRVAHTFYRHALAVSVHSGQPYNQLALVSWRRGRRLAAVYWHVRSLLVRAPFPPAPANLARTLAAAAGRDVREAPPPPVLPGLASSKPSAPDVPDRLDSHSYVNELVRAVHYLHSVEQLETAAELVGILSTSLSPLIATDSFDSMTLIKMACVLIWLVQSTTEDFAVELSALSEGEATAAKLAAALAEAVVLALLLPACASDEPSERPLPALKVWLQWASARREVAQGWGPALWAALAHHATCLAQYAHTHDTYDSVPLPEDEELNGFLPLEESFKDLKFNNHSNWDASKVPDTDPHDDETGSWPSSPFVCEPERERGARGRRVLRLARALAALHPARLACRTDADGSQRLEAVGAPPALLQQTVSALAAAPAPLVPVIISEADFREKVREKRVGILKPQGSLERAREERAAAACDAPPPEVECGDEATRGEDKREVRKSRVNIAMAAIMRKQEETNKQVKFITPPPTPDSVGESNDSSSKDDKPKMIQPKPIKSLANIPVGRKTGGILSLKDKSAGYPHLQNPDPEPKKLEKDDKKDSKINQVNSPNSQNFQPKREQTSWPNMSAQSYSDSSRMTFQKNAYGIQNAGIIYNPNYQAPVVNNQGIRLPVVNPKEIDVRTAALQKQSSRQELFQDGHKFGNQGYPMTGGDKKNFLSDLPPRFANQYRYWQNAQENQYNDNKFRDDSPRNNSPFNAQTSRQNWPTPPNENFQQPMSWWKPENQPNFNPQNFSTPPLNFYSSLPSNMSNPYTNMPYNQIQGQNLTQNLPNMGQNLSQTVQSKADNLSYPIQSAIGQPQIQTLQNLVTSPNFNSSLNSFAPYNPAVSYDSSMYPQFKKLGYQPLQMNMMDKQNFQTQGSKDSDVGLNFGTNVLDMQQRHLNYNETYGNEGTAMKNLDDIEQSAGEASTYSLFSGAPDAGAWASRRPQQSLWSGPGPSPLERLLEQQKQLKPPAPH, encoded by the exons CAGCAAATTGAAGCCTTGCAGGCTATTTCGAAAGACAGAAAG AATGCACTCAGAAGTGAAGCTCAATCAATGCTATCATGGGTGCTGCAGGCGGCTGCGGGGTTCTACCTGTGCCTGTTACATCAGATCTGCACAACATTCAAATTAGACCTTCCCTTTAG ACGTCGGGCGTCACTGCTGGGCGCAGTGGAGGGGTGGGAGGCGagcgcggggggcgcggcggcgggcgcgggcagcgctgcgggcgcggcggcggcgcggtaCGCGTGCCAGCACTGCCTCGTGCACCTGGGAGACCTGGCGCGATACCGGCAGCAGCTACGCGTCGCGCACACCTTCTACAGGCACGCGCTCGCCGTGTCCGTTCACTCGGGGCAGCCGTACAATCAG CTGGCGCTGGTGTCttggcggcgcgggcggcggctgGCGGCGGTGTACTGGCACGTGCGCTCGCTGCTCGTGCGCGCGCCCTTCCCCCCCGCCCCCGCCAACCTGGCGCGCACGCTGGCGGCCGCCGCCGG CCGCGACGTGCGCGAGGCGCCCCCGCCGCCCGTGCTGCCGGGCCTCGCCAGCAGCAAGCCCAGCGCGCCCGACGTGCCCGACCGCCTGGACTCGCACTCCTACGTCAACGAGCTCGTGCGCGCCGTGCACTACTTGCATAGCGTGGAGCA GCTGGAGACGGCGGCGGAGTTAGTTGGCATCCTGAGCACTTCGCTGTCACCGCTCATAGCTACGGATAGCTTCGACTCGATGACGCTTATAAAG ATGGCCTGCGTGCTGATATGGCTGGTGCAGTCCACCACCGAGGACTTCGCGGTGGAGCTGAGCGCGCTCAGCGAGGGGGAGGCCACCGCGGCGAAGCTGGCCGCGGCCCTCGCCGAGGCCGTGGTGCTGGCGCTGCTGCTGCCAGCCTGCGCTAGCGACGAGCCGTCCGAGCGACCGTTGCCAGCAC TGAAGGTGTGGCTGCAGTGGGCGAGTGCGCGGAGGGAGGTGGCGCAGGGGTGGGGGCCGGCGCTGTGGGCTGCGCTCGCGCACCACGCCACGTGTCTCGCGCAATACGCGCACACGCACGATACAT ATGACTCGGTACCTCTCCCGGAGGACGAGGAGCTGAACGGATTTCTACCGCTGGAAGAATCGTTCAAGGACCTCAAATTCAACAACCACTCGAACTGGGATGCTTCGAAAGTACCAGATACCGATCCGCACGACGACGAAACGGG GTCGTGGCCGTCGAGCCCGTTCGTGTGCGAGCCGGAGCGcgagcgcggcgcgcgcggccgCCGCGTGCTGCGCCTCGCGCGCGCGCTCGCCGCGCTGCACCCCGCGCGCCTCGCGTGCCGCAC CGACGCGGACGGCTCGCAGCGCCTGGAGGCGGTGGGGGCGCCGCCCGCGCTGCTGCAGCAGACGGTGTCGGCGCTGGCCGCGGCGCCCGCCCCGCTCGTGCCCGTCATCATCTCCGAGGCAGACTTCAGGGAAAAAG TTCGCGAGAAGCGCGTCGGCATCCTCAAGCCGCAGGGCTCGCTGGAGCGCGCGCGGGAGgagcgcgccgccgccgcctgcGACGCGCCGCCGCCG GAAGTCGAATGCGGCGACGAGGCGACCAGGGGTGAGGATAAGAGGGAGGTGCGGAAGTCGCGCGTCAACATCGCCATGGCGGCCATCATGAGGAAGCAGGAGGAAACCAACAAACAG GTCAAATTCATTACGCCACCGCCGACCCCGGATTCGGTGGGCGAGAGTAACGACAGCTCGAGCAAGGACGATAAACCGAAGATGATTCAACCGAAACCGATCAAGTCCCTCGCCAACATACCGGTCGGTAGGAAAACGGGCGGTATTCTATCGTTGAAAGATAAATCCGCCGGATATCCACATTTACAAAACCCGGACCCGGAACCGAAGAAACTTGAGAAAGACGACAAGAAAGACTCTAAAATTAATCAAGTTAACAGTCCGAATTCACAAAACTTTCAACCAAAGAGAGAACAGACCAGTTGGCCAAATATGTCTGCTCAAAGTTACAGTGATAGTTCTAGGATGACATTCCAGAAAAATGCATATGGTATACAAAATGCAGGTATTATTTATAACCCTAACTACCAAGCGCCGGTGGTTAACAACCAAGGCATAAGACTTCCGGTGGTCAATCCAAAAGAAATAGACGTGAGAACGGCCGCATTGCAGAAGCAGAGCTCCCGACAAGAGCTGTTCCAAGATGGCCACAAGTTTGGCAACCAAGGATATCCAATGACAGGTGGTGACAAAAAGAACTTCTTAAGCGATTTGCCACCCAGATTCGCCAACCAATACCGTTACTGGCAAAACGCGCAAGAGAATCAGTATAATGATAACAAATTTAGAGACGATAGTCCTAGAAATAACTCTCCGTTTAACGCTCAAACTTCGCGACAGAATTGGCCAACGCCGCCAAATGAGAACTTCCAACAGCCAATGTCGTGGTGGAAACCAGAAAATCAACCAAATTTCAATCCTCAGAATTTTTCCACACCGCCACTGAATTTCTATTCTTCGTTACCGTCGAATATGTCTAATCCTTACACGAATATGCCTTATAATCAGATACAAGGTCAGAATTTGACCCAAAATTTGCCAAACATGGGACAGAATTTAAGCCAGACCGTGCAGAGTAAGGCTGACAATTTGTCTTATCCAATTCAATCAGCCATCGGCCAACCTCAAATTCAAACACTCCAAAATCTGGTTACATCTCcaaattttaattcatctttGAACTCTTTCGCTCCGTACAATCCGGCGGTGAGCTACGATTCCTCAATGTATCCTCAGTTCAAAAAGCTCGGATACCAACCCTTGCAGATGAATATGATGGACAAACAAAACTTCCAAACTCAAGGGAGTAAGGACTCGGACGTCGGGCTCAACTTTGGGACCAACGTTTTAGACATGCAACAAAGACATCTCAATTACAACGAGACCTACGGCAACGAGGGCACCGCTATGAAAAATTTAGATGACATCGAA CAGAGCGCAGGCGAGGCGAGCACGTACTCGCTGTTCAGCGGCGCGCCCGACGCCGGCGCGTGGGCGTCGCGCCGCCCGCAGCAG tCTCTCTGGTCGGGCCCGGGCCCGTCTCCCCTGGAGCGTCTGCTGGAGCAACAGAAGCAGCTGAAGCCCCCCGCGCCGCACTGA
- the LOC113404497 gene encoding nonsense-mediated mRNA decay factor SMG7-like isoform X2, which yields MVLNAAVQMLREAEELKQKILKFNSGTSMLQDKTLWATQQQLQKVYQKVLELDLDYALEKKVEQDLWNVGFKQQIEALQAISKDRKNALRSEAQSMLSWVLQAAAGFYLCLLHQICTTFKLDLPFRRRASLLGAVEGWEASAGGAAAGAGSAAGAAAARYACQHCLVHLGDLARYRQQLRVAHTFYRHALAVSVHSGQPYNQLALVSWRRGRRLAAVYWHVRSLLVRAPFPPAPANLARTLAAAAGRDVREAPPPPVLPGLASSKPSAPDVPDRLDSHSYVNELVRAVHYLHSVEQLETAAELVGILSTSLSPLIATDSFDSMTLIKMACVLIWLVQSTTEDFAVELSALSEGEATAAKLAAALAEAVVLALLLPACASDEPSERPLPALKVWLQWASARREVAQGWGPALWAALAHHATCLAQYAHTHDTYDSVPLPEDEELNGFLPLEESFKDLKFNNHSNWDASKVPDTDPHDDETGSWPSSPFVCEPERERGARGRRVLRLARALAALHPARLACRTDADGSQRLEAVGAPPALLQQTVSALAAAPAPLVPVIISEADFREKVREKRVGILKPQGSLERAREERAAAACDAPPPEVECGDEATRGEDKREVRKSRVNIAMAAIMRKQEETNKQVKFITPPPTPDSVGESNDSSSKDDKPKMIQPKPIKSLANIPVGRKTGGILSLKDKSAGYPHLQNPDPEPKKLEKDDKKDSKINQVNSPNSQNFQPKREQTSWPNMSAQSYSDSSRMTFQKNAYGIQNAGIIYNPNYQAPVVNNQGIRLPVVNPKEIDVRTAALQKQSSRQELFQDGHKFGNQGYPMTGGDKKNFLSDLPPRFANQYRYWQNAQENQYNDNKFRDDSPRNNSPFNAQTSRQNWPTPPNENFQQPMSWWKPENQPNFNPQNFSTPPLNFYSSLPSNMSNPYTNMPYNQIQGQNLTQNLPNMGQNLSQTVQSKADNLSYPIQSAIGQPQIQTLQNLVTSPNFNSSLNSFAPYNPAVSYDSSMYPQFKKLGYQPLQMNMMDKQNFQTQGSKDSDVGLNFGTNVLDMQQRHLNYNETYGNEGTAMKNLDDIESAGEASTYSLFSGAPDAGAWASRRPQQSLWSGPGPSPLERLLEQQKQLKPPAPH from the exons CAGCAAATTGAAGCCTTGCAGGCTATTTCGAAAGACAGAAAG AATGCACTCAGAAGTGAAGCTCAATCAATGCTATCATGGGTGCTGCAGGCGGCTGCGGGGTTCTACCTGTGCCTGTTACATCAGATCTGCACAACATTCAAATTAGACCTTCCCTTTAG ACGTCGGGCGTCACTGCTGGGCGCAGTGGAGGGGTGGGAGGCGagcgcggggggcgcggcggcgggcgcgggcagcgctgcgggcgcggcggcggcgcggtaCGCGTGCCAGCACTGCCTCGTGCACCTGGGAGACCTGGCGCGATACCGGCAGCAGCTACGCGTCGCGCACACCTTCTACAGGCACGCGCTCGCCGTGTCCGTTCACTCGGGGCAGCCGTACAATCAG CTGGCGCTGGTGTCttggcggcgcgggcggcggctgGCGGCGGTGTACTGGCACGTGCGCTCGCTGCTCGTGCGCGCGCCCTTCCCCCCCGCCCCCGCCAACCTGGCGCGCACGCTGGCGGCCGCCGCCGG CCGCGACGTGCGCGAGGCGCCCCCGCCGCCCGTGCTGCCGGGCCTCGCCAGCAGCAAGCCCAGCGCGCCCGACGTGCCCGACCGCCTGGACTCGCACTCCTACGTCAACGAGCTCGTGCGCGCCGTGCACTACTTGCATAGCGTGGAGCA GCTGGAGACGGCGGCGGAGTTAGTTGGCATCCTGAGCACTTCGCTGTCACCGCTCATAGCTACGGATAGCTTCGACTCGATGACGCTTATAAAG ATGGCCTGCGTGCTGATATGGCTGGTGCAGTCCACCACCGAGGACTTCGCGGTGGAGCTGAGCGCGCTCAGCGAGGGGGAGGCCACCGCGGCGAAGCTGGCCGCGGCCCTCGCCGAGGCCGTGGTGCTGGCGCTGCTGCTGCCAGCCTGCGCTAGCGACGAGCCGTCCGAGCGACCGTTGCCAGCAC TGAAGGTGTGGCTGCAGTGGGCGAGTGCGCGGAGGGAGGTGGCGCAGGGGTGGGGGCCGGCGCTGTGGGCTGCGCTCGCGCACCACGCCACGTGTCTCGCGCAATACGCGCACACGCACGATACAT ATGACTCGGTACCTCTCCCGGAGGACGAGGAGCTGAACGGATTTCTACCGCTGGAAGAATCGTTCAAGGACCTCAAATTCAACAACCACTCGAACTGGGATGCTTCGAAAGTACCAGATACCGATCCGCACGACGACGAAACGGG GTCGTGGCCGTCGAGCCCGTTCGTGTGCGAGCCGGAGCGcgagcgcggcgcgcgcggccgCCGCGTGCTGCGCCTCGCGCGCGCGCTCGCCGCGCTGCACCCCGCGCGCCTCGCGTGCCGCAC CGACGCGGACGGCTCGCAGCGCCTGGAGGCGGTGGGGGCGCCGCCCGCGCTGCTGCAGCAGACGGTGTCGGCGCTGGCCGCGGCGCCCGCCCCGCTCGTGCCCGTCATCATCTCCGAGGCAGACTTCAGGGAAAAAG TTCGCGAGAAGCGCGTCGGCATCCTCAAGCCGCAGGGCTCGCTGGAGCGCGCGCGGGAGgagcgcgccgccgccgcctgcGACGCGCCGCCGCCG GAAGTCGAATGCGGCGACGAGGCGACCAGGGGTGAGGATAAGAGGGAGGTGCGGAAGTCGCGCGTCAACATCGCCATGGCGGCCATCATGAGGAAGCAGGAGGAAACCAACAAACAG GTCAAATTCATTACGCCACCGCCGACCCCGGATTCGGTGGGCGAGAGTAACGACAGCTCGAGCAAGGACGATAAACCGAAGATGATTCAACCGAAACCGATCAAGTCCCTCGCCAACATACCGGTCGGTAGGAAAACGGGCGGTATTCTATCGTTGAAAGATAAATCCGCCGGATATCCACATTTACAAAACCCGGACCCGGAACCGAAGAAACTTGAGAAAGACGACAAGAAAGACTCTAAAATTAATCAAGTTAACAGTCCGAATTCACAAAACTTTCAACCAAAGAGAGAACAGACCAGTTGGCCAAATATGTCTGCTCAAAGTTACAGTGATAGTTCTAGGATGACATTCCAGAAAAATGCATATGGTATACAAAATGCAGGTATTATTTATAACCCTAACTACCAAGCGCCGGTGGTTAACAACCAAGGCATAAGACTTCCGGTGGTCAATCCAAAAGAAATAGACGTGAGAACGGCCGCATTGCAGAAGCAGAGCTCCCGACAAGAGCTGTTCCAAGATGGCCACAAGTTTGGCAACCAAGGATATCCAATGACAGGTGGTGACAAAAAGAACTTCTTAAGCGATTTGCCACCCAGATTCGCCAACCAATACCGTTACTGGCAAAACGCGCAAGAGAATCAGTATAATGATAACAAATTTAGAGACGATAGTCCTAGAAATAACTCTCCGTTTAACGCTCAAACTTCGCGACAGAATTGGCCAACGCCGCCAAATGAGAACTTCCAACAGCCAATGTCGTGGTGGAAACCAGAAAATCAACCAAATTTCAATCCTCAGAATTTTTCCACACCGCCACTGAATTTCTATTCTTCGTTACCGTCGAATATGTCTAATCCTTACACGAATATGCCTTATAATCAGATACAAGGTCAGAATTTGACCCAAAATTTGCCAAACATGGGACAGAATTTAAGCCAGACCGTGCAGAGTAAGGCTGACAATTTGTCTTATCCAATTCAATCAGCCATCGGCCAACCTCAAATTCAAACACTCCAAAATCTGGTTACATCTCcaaattttaattcatctttGAACTCTTTCGCTCCGTACAATCCGGCGGTGAGCTACGATTCCTCAATGTATCCTCAGTTCAAAAAGCTCGGATACCAACCCTTGCAGATGAATATGATGGACAAACAAAACTTCCAAACTCAAGGGAGTAAGGACTCGGACGTCGGGCTCAACTTTGGGACCAACGTTTTAGACATGCAACAAAGACATCTCAATTACAACGAGACCTACGGCAACGAGGGCACCGCTATGAAAAATTTAGATGACATCGAA AGCGCAGGCGAGGCGAGCACGTACTCGCTGTTCAGCGGCGCGCCCGACGCCGGCGCGTGGGCGTCGCGCCGCCCGCAGCAG tCTCTCTGGTCGGGCCCGGGCCCGTCTCCCCTGGAGCGTCTGCTGGAGCAACAGAAGCAGCTGAAGCCCCCCGCGCCGCACTGA
- the LOC113404444 gene encoding uncharacterized protein LOC113404444 isoform X1, translated as MSKVLSALGGALPDERPLLSLQIVDSLAKCPAGYWPVSRTYDEDADAGLLRQSGLFGKKPSHYICLSKSEGVPGYVMDGVLVLGEREAIPAGYSVAGRAGKRRLCTHVSRQAPAATPLVTDVIVCSKMRAAPQGFLLAGEINGKVVCYKVSGGSLETSPTHQPNDYENVVTNLTPEAARSSLSVTLYKQFKLRWAGCMGLRPVPERPPKLSPLVSELNNLNLKSPSGYPNIEEFTSDHDYEALSPSYNMKPARPAPRPPSTKSPIPHGSPGPTSPAALHRKKGPAPLPKVLNYQTLGGYNGMEGVPFVLNPKLRGLPSDALTQLPMIKQRTSFDLDRDYSYNFSAERQT; from the exons ATGTCGAAGGTGCTATCAGCTCTCGGTGGGGCTTTGCCCGACGAGAGGCCGCTTCTTTCCCTGCAGATCGTGGATAGTTTGGCCAAGTGCCCCGCTGGCTATTGGCCCGTCAGCCGCACATACGACGAGGACGCCGATGCAGGTCTGCTGCGTCAATCCGGTCTCTTTGGCAAGAAACCGAGCCACTATATCTGTTTGTCAAAGTCTGAGG GAGTGCCGGGATACGTGATGGACGGTGTCCTGGTGCTGGGGGAGCGGGAGGCCATCCCCGCGGGATACAGCGTGGCGGGGCGCGCGGGCAAGCGGCGGCTGTGCACGCATGTGTCGAGACAGGCTCCAGCCGCGACCCCGCTCGTTACCGACGTCATCGTCTGCTCTAAGATGCGAGCCGCGCCGCAGGGGTTCTTGCTGGCTGG TGAGATCAACGGCAAGGTGGTATGTTATAAAGTCAGCGGTGGCAGCTTAGAAACGTCGCCCACGCACCAGCCCAACGACTACGAGAACGTGGTCACCAATCTCACGCCTGAAGCAGCCAGGAG TTCCTTGTCGGTAACACTGTACAAACAGTTCAAATTGCGGTGGGCAGGCTGTATGGG ATTGCGGCCGGTCCCAGAACGGCCTCCGAAGCTATCCCCCCTCGTATCGGAACTTAACAATCTCAACCTCAAGTCCCCTTCGGGGTACCCGAACATCGAGGAATTCACATCCGACCATGACTACGAAGCCCTGAGCCCCTCTTATAACATGAAACCCGCGAGACCGGCGCCTCGACCGCCGTCGACGAAGTCCCCGATCCCGCACGGCAGCCCGGGACCCACGTCCCCCGCCGCGCTCCACAGGAAGAAGGGGCCTGCGCCCTTGCCCAAGGTTCTCAACTACCAGACTCTCGGCGGATACAACGGCATGGAGGGAGTTCCTTTTGTTCTTAACCCCAAGCTGAGGGGGTTGCCAAGCGATGCCTTG ACGCAGTTGCCAATGATCAAGCAGCGCACCAGCTTCGACCTGGACCGCGACTACTCGTACAACTTCTCAGCGGAGCGACAGACGTGA
- the LOC113404444 gene encoding uncharacterized protein LOC113404444 isoform X2 — translation MSKVLSALGGALPDERPLLSLQIVDSLAKCPAGYWPVSRTYDEDADAGLLRQSGLFGKKPSHYICLSKSEGVPGYVMDGVLVLGEREAIPAGYSVAGRAGKRRLCTHVSRQAPAATPLVTDVIVCSKMRAAPQGFLLAGEINGKVVCYKVSGGSLETSPTHQPNDYENVVTNLTPEAARRLRPVPERPPKLSPLVSELNNLNLKSPSGYPNIEEFTSDHDYEALSPSYNMKPARPAPRPPSTKSPIPHGSPGPTSPAALHRKKGPAPLPKVLNYQTLGGYNGMEGVPFVLNPKLRGLPSDALTQLPMIKQRTSFDLDRDYSYNFSAERQT, via the exons ATGTCGAAGGTGCTATCAGCTCTCGGTGGGGCTTTGCCCGACGAGAGGCCGCTTCTTTCCCTGCAGATCGTGGATAGTTTGGCCAAGTGCCCCGCTGGCTATTGGCCCGTCAGCCGCACATACGACGAGGACGCCGATGCAGGTCTGCTGCGTCAATCCGGTCTCTTTGGCAAGAAACCGAGCCACTATATCTGTTTGTCAAAGTCTGAGG GAGTGCCGGGATACGTGATGGACGGTGTCCTGGTGCTGGGGGAGCGGGAGGCCATCCCCGCGGGATACAGCGTGGCGGGGCGCGCGGGCAAGCGGCGGCTGTGCACGCATGTGTCGAGACAGGCTCCAGCCGCGACCCCGCTCGTTACCGACGTCATCGTCTGCTCTAAGATGCGAGCCGCGCCGCAGGGGTTCTTGCTGGCTGG TGAGATCAACGGCAAGGTGGTATGTTATAAAGTCAGCGGTGGCAGCTTAGAAACGTCGCCCACGCACCAGCCCAACGACTACGAGAACGTGGTCACCAATCTCACGCCTGAAGCAGCCAGGAG ATTGCGGCCGGTCCCAGAACGGCCTCCGAAGCTATCCCCCCTCGTATCGGAACTTAACAATCTCAACCTCAAGTCCCCTTCGGGGTACCCGAACATCGAGGAATTCACATCCGACCATGACTACGAAGCCCTGAGCCCCTCTTATAACATGAAACCCGCGAGACCGGCGCCTCGACCGCCGTCGACGAAGTCCCCGATCCCGCACGGCAGCCCGGGACCCACGTCCCCCGCCGCGCTCCACAGGAAGAAGGGGCCTGCGCCCTTGCCCAAGGTTCTCAACTACCAGACTCTCGGCGGATACAACGGCATGGAGGGAGTTCCTTTTGTTCTTAACCCCAAGCTGAGGGGGTTGCCAAGCGATGCCTTG ACGCAGTTGCCAATGATCAAGCAGCGCACCAGCTTCGACCTGGACCGCGACTACTCGTACAACTTCTCAGCGGAGCGACAGACGTGA